The following are encoded together in the Roseovarius sp. EL26 genome:
- a CDS encoding glycosyltransferase family 2 protein, with protein sequence MKNEGPYVLEWIAHHLAIGFDNIMIFSADCDDQTDRMLDRLEEMRLIKHCPNPKRIFKQLGVWHVAALRYATMFNMYTDSDWVLAIDVDEFLEITPGNHHLNDLFEQSPAFDLMSFTVVGYNSSNIKHIGDGSVQGQFFQGQMDINDLNNPAGKKSAAVKTLGRNGIPGAMFRNHRPKIDNFSQTDQVWLNGAGNAMPPEFTDRKVNLHPAENSIGLAHVNHHSLRSMESFMVKVDRGDAVNEAKMGLDDARIANVVTYWNKRNAGLDVAKRIPEKPADYDAVYKKLKSDPALSAMHETALNVHSQKIERILTTEGGRKLAEIIGYFD encoded by the coding sequence ATGAAAAACGAAGGTCCCTATGTTCTGGAGTGGATCGCGCATCACTTGGCTATAGGCTTTGACAATATCATGATCTTCTCGGCTGACTGTGATGATCAAACCGACAGAATGCTCGACCGTCTTGAAGAAATGCGTCTAATTAAGCATTGCCCCAATCCAAAACGCATTTTCAAGCAACTGGGCGTATGGCATGTCGCAGCCTTGCGATATGCGACGATGTTCAACATGTATACAGACTCTGATTGGGTGTTGGCCATTGACGTAGATGAGTTTCTAGAGATCACACCGGGCAACCATCATCTAAACGACCTATTCGAACAAAGCCCTGCTTTCGATTTGATGAGTTTTACAGTGGTGGGTTACAATTCCTCAAATATCAAACACATCGGTGATGGATCTGTTCAGGGACAATTTTTCCAAGGACAGATGGACATCAACGACTTAAATAACCCCGCAGGCAAAAAATCCGCTGCTGTCAAAACCTTGGGCCGCAATGGGATCCCTGGTGCAATGTTCCGCAACCATCGTCCAAAAATTGATAACTTTTCGCAAACAGATCAGGTGTGGCTGAATGGGGCAGGAAATGCGATGCCCCCAGAGTTTACCGACAGAAAAGTCAACCTTCACCCCGCAGAGAATTCGATTGGCTTGGCCCATGTCAATCATCACTCATTGCGCTCCATGGAGTCTTTTATGGTCAAAGTTGACCGGGGTGACGCTGTGAATGAAGCTAAAATGGGATTGGATGATGCTCGTATTGCCAACGTTGTGACCTACTGGAACAAACGTAATGCGGGGCTTGATGTGGCCAAGAGAATCCCGGAAAAACCGGCCGATTATGACGCTGTTTATAAGAAACTGAAATCGGATCCAGCTCTAAGTGCTATGCATGAGACGGCCCTGAACGTGCACAGCCAGAAGATCGAACGGATTTTGACGACCGAAGGCGGTAGAAAACTGGCCGAGATCATCGGCTATTTTGATTAA